A single window of Bacteroidia bacterium DNA harbors:
- a CDS encoding exodeoxyribonuclease III: protein MKIITYNINGLRAAIRKNILHWIEQQNADILCLQETKLQAHQIPKELQWLRIPYLTYWSHAQKPGYSGVAVFTQFKPMEVIEGIGIKEFDIEGRTLTLVYEKFCVVCAYFPSGSSGRLSYKLRHLEAFKSYMERLKNKHAHVLICADVNVCHKPIDIHNPKENENKSGFLPEERAYIDAFIDLGYFDTFRQVNSLPHQYTWWDLRTGAKKQNKGWRIDYIFATNNLKNKIQNAFLIPQVNFSDHCPMVLEIEI from the coding sequence ATGAAAATAATAACCTATAACATCAATGGCTTACGCGCCGCAATACGCAAAAACATTTTACATTGGATAGAGCAGCAAAACGCCGATATTTTATGTCTACAAGAAACTAAATTACAAGCACATCAAATTCCGAAAGAGCTGCAGTGGCTACGAATCCCCTATCTAACTTATTGGTCGCATGCTCAAAAGCCAGGCTATAGCGGTGTAGCTGTATTTACTCAATTCAAACCTATGGAAGTTATAGAAGGAATAGGCATAAAAGAATTTGACATAGAAGGCAGAACCTTGACACTTGTATATGAAAAATTTTGTGTAGTCTGTGCATATTTTCCGTCAGGTTCAAGCGGTAGGTTATCTTACAAACTTAGACATTTAGAAGCCTTTAAATCTTATATGGAACGACTAAAAAATAAACACGCACATGTCTTAATTTGTGCGGATGTCAACGTTTGTCATAAGCCGATAGATATACATAATCCAAAAGAAAACGAAAATAAATCTGGTTTTTTGCCCGAAGAGCGAGCTTACATTGATGCGTTTATAGACTTGGGATATTTTGATACATTCAGGCAGGTTAATTCTTTACCTCACCAATATACGTGGTGGGACTTACGTACAGGGGCTAAAAAGCAAAATAAAGGCTGGCGAATTGACTATATCTTTGCTACAAATAATCTTAAAAACAAAATACAAAATGCTTTTTTAATCCCCCAAGTGAATTTTTCTGACCACTGTCCAATGGTTTTAGAAATTGAAATTTGA